A single Micromonospora luteifusca DNA region contains:
- the rplB gene encoding 50S ribosomal protein L2, with protein sequence MAIRKYKPTTPGRRGSSVADFAEITRSTPEKSLLVPLPKKGGRNAHGRITTRHHGGGHKRQYRLIDFKRVDKDGVPAKVAHIEYDPNRTARIALLHYADGEKRYIIAPKDLKQGDRVESGPGADIKPGNNLPLRNIPVGTTIHNVELRPGGGAKLARSAGVGIQLLGREGAYATLRMPSGEIRRVDVRCRASVGEIGNADQSNINWGKAGRMRWKGKRPTVRGVAMNPVDHPHGGGEGKTSGGRHPVNPQGKPEGRTRRKGQPSDRLIVRRRYATRKRG encoded by the coding sequence ATGGCTATCCGTAAGTACAAGCCGACGACGCCGGGCCGACGTGGCTCGAGTGTCGCTGACTTCGCCGAGATCACCCGGTCCACGCCGGAGAAGTCGCTGCTGGTTCCGCTGCCGAAGAAGGGCGGGCGTAACGCCCACGGCCGGATCACCACGCGGCACCACGGTGGCGGTCACAAGCGCCAGTACCGTCTGATCGACTTCAAGCGGGTCGACAAGGACGGCGTGCCGGCGAAGGTCGCTCACATCGAGTACGACCCGAACCGCACGGCGCGCATCGCGCTGCTGCACTACGCCGACGGCGAGAAGCGGTACATCATCGCGCCGAAGGACCTGAAGCAGGGCGACCGCGTCGAGTCCGGTCCGGGCGCCGACATCAAGCCGGGTAACAACCTGCCGCTGCGCAACATCCCGGTCGGTACCACGATCCACAACGTGGAGCTGCGTCCGGGTGGCGGGGCCAAGCTGGCCCGGTCCGCCGGCGTCGGCATCCAGCTGCTCGGCCGTGAGGGCGCGTACGCGACCCTGCGTATGCCGTCCGGCGAGATCCGGCGTGTGGATGTTCGCTGCCGCGCCAGCGTCGGCGAGATCGGCAACGCCGACCAGTCGAACATCAACTGGGGTAAGGCCGGCCGTATGCGGTGGAAGGGCAAGCGCCCGACCGTCCGTGGTGTCGCCATGAACCCGGTCGACCACCCGCACGGTGGTGGTGAGGGTAAGACCTCCGGTGGTCGCCACCCGGTCAACCCGCAGGGTA
- the rplW gene encoding 50S ribosomal protein L23, translated as MSTIADPRDIIVAPVVSEKSYSELNRNWYTFLVHPDANKTEIKIAIQQIFNVRVLTVNTLNRQGKRKRTKTGFGQRKATKRAIVKLADGDRIEAFGGPVS; from the coding sequence GTGAGCACGATCGCCGACCCGCGCGACATCATCGTGGCGCCGGTCGTCTCGGAGAAGAGCTACAGCGAGCTGAACCGGAACTGGTACACCTTCCTGGTGCACCCGGACGCGAACAAGACCGAGATCAAGATCGCTATCCAGCAGATCTTCAACGTCCGCGTCCTGACGGTCAACACGCTCAACCGCCAGGGTAAGCGCAAGCGCACCAAGACCGGTTTCGGTCAGCGCAAGGCGACCAAGCGGGCGATCGTGAAGCTGGCTGACGGTGACCGCATCGAGGCCTTCGGCGGCCCGGTCAGCTGA